CTCTCGGTCGGTATCGAGAACAGCGAGGACATCATCGCCGACCTGGAGGCGGCGATATGAGCGACACCGTCTCGCTGGGCGAGTTCGAGTTCGACTGCGGGGAGTCGATTCCCGACCTCACGGTCGCGTACGAGACGTACGGCGAGTTCACGGGCGACAACGCCGTCCTCGTCTGTCACGCCCTCACCGGCTCCCAACACGTCGCCGGTCGCCGCCGGCGCGGTGACACGGCCGGCCAGGCCGCCGCGTGGTGGGACGACATCGTCGGTCCGGGGAAGGCCGTCGACACGAACGACTACTTCGTCGTCTGTGCGAACGTCCCCGGCTCCTGTTACGGCTCCTCCGGCCCGCCGTCGGAGGGACCGGACGGGGAGCCGTGGGGGACGCGGTTTCCGGCCGTCACGGTCGGCGACTGGACGCGCGCCCAGCGGCTCCTGCTCGATGAGCTCGGGGTGCCGAATCTCCACGCCGTCGTCGGCGGCTCCGTCGGCGGGATGAACGCCCTCGACTGGGCGAAACGCCACCCCGACCACGTGGATAGAGTGTTGGCCGTCGCGACGGGCGCGCGGCTCGACGCGCAGTGTCTCGCCATCGAGTCCATCGCGCGCCGCGCCATCACGACCGACCCCGACTGGCAGGGCGGCGACTACTACGGCGACGGTCCGGACCCGGTACAAGGACTGGCGCTCGCGCGCCAGCTCGGCCACGTGATGTATCTCTCCAAGTCGTCGATGGCCAAGAAGTTCGGTCGCCGCTCGGCCGGGATGGACGCCGCCCGCGACGCCTTCGAACTCGACCCCGCGGCCGGCTTCTTCCCGTACCGCGAGGTGGAGTCGTATCTCGACTACAACGGCGAGCGGTTCGCCGAGCGGTTCGACGCGAACGCCTACCTGTACCTGACTCGTGCGATGGACAGCTACGACCTCGCGGGCGGCTACGAGTCGGACAGCGACGCGCTCGCGGCCTTCGATGGTGAGGCGCTCGTCGTCTCGTTCACCGGCGACTGGCACTTCACGACCGAACAGGGTGAGGAGCTGGCCGAGGCGTTCCGCGCCACCGGCACTCGGAGCGCCCACCACGTCGTCGAATCCGACCACGGCCACGACGCGTTCCTCGTGGAGCCGGAACACGTCGGCCCGCCGCTGGGCGATTTCCTCGATTCAGGTGTCAGGGGCCATGCCGTCTCGGACACGGTCGAGCGCGACGAGGGCGACGACTTCGCGCCCGTCCACACGAGTCTCTTCTCCAGTTAAGCGCCGAACGGCGAGTCCAGCGGGTCCGGCCGCTGGAGCGAGAGCATATCCATCGCGGTCCGAGCGAACCCACGCAGCCGCGCCACGTCACACTCGTCGTACTCGCGTGCTTCGGTGTCCATCACACAGAACATCCCGAGCGACTCGCCGCCGGGAGCCCGGAGCGGGACGCCGAGATACGAGCGCAACCCGAGCTCCCGTAGCTCGCCGATGCTGGCAAAGCGGGGGTCGGCAAGCAGGTCCGTGACGGCGAGGTGTGACTCCTCGTGGAGCCCGTGGGTACAGACGGAGTTCGCGCGGTCGATACAGCCAACATCGAGCCCGCTCGCGCCGAGCAACTGCTGTTCGCGGTCGGTGATGACGCTGACGAACGAGACCGGGGCATCGAGCACGTCGGCTGCCAACCCCGTGAGCCGGTCGAACGGGAGACTGGCCGCCGTCGGGATGTCGTACCCGTCGACCGCGGTGAGGCGGTCGGTCTCGCGCTCGGCGTTGGGCGTGGGCGATCGCTCCTCGATGGCCGCGGCGAGTTCGTCGGCGAGCGCGGCCGGTGAAACCTCCTCGGCGTCGTAGCGGTCGGTAAGCAGCGTCTCGTGGGCGGTCGTGTCGGCGGCGTCACCATCGGCCGCGTACACGAACAGCGGGAGCCACGGTGCGACGAACCCGACGGTCGTCACGAGGTCGGCGGCAGCGCCGTCGGCGACCGTCGCTCCCACGACGACCGCGTCGACCCTCTGTGCGGCGAGTCGCTCGCGGGCCGCCCGGAGCGACGCCGCCGTGACCGGCGAAAGCCGTCGAGTTGCCTCCAACTCCTCGGAGACGGCCGTTCGCTGGCCAGCATCGGCGTCCGCATAG
This portion of the Halosegnis longus genome encodes:
- the metX gene encoding homoserine O-acetyltransferase MetX, whose amino-acid sequence is MSDTVSLGEFEFDCGESIPDLTVAYETYGEFTGDNAVLVCHALTGSQHVAGRRRRGDTAGQAAAWWDDIVGPGKAVDTNDYFVVCANVPGSCYGSSGPPSEGPDGEPWGTRFPAVTVGDWTRAQRLLLDELGVPNLHAVVGGSVGGMNALDWAKRHPDHVDRVLAVATGARLDAQCLAIESIARRAITTDPDWQGGDYYGDGPDPVQGLALARQLGHVMYLSKSSMAKKFGRRSAGMDAARDAFELDPAAGFFPYREVESYLDYNGERFAERFDANAYLYLTRAMDSYDLAGGYESDSDALAAFDGEALVVSFTGDWHFTTEQGEELAEAFRATGTRSAHHVVESDHGHDAFLVEPEHVGPPLGDFLDSGVRGHAVSDTVERDEGDDFAPVHTSLFSS
- a CDS encoding GAF domain-containing protein — protein: MSSIILYADADAGQRTAVSEELEATRRLSPVTAASLRAARERLAAQRVDAVVVGATVADGAAADLVTTVGFVAPWLPLFVYAADGDAADTTAHETLLTDRYDAEEVSPAALADELAAAIEERSPTPNAERETDRLTAVDGYDIPTAASLPFDRLTGLAADVLDAPVSFVSVITDREQQLLGASGLDVGCIDRANSVCTHGLHEESHLAVTDLLADPRFASIGELRELGLRSYLGVPLRAPGGESLGMFCVMDTEAREYDECDVARLRGFARTAMDMLSLQRPDPLDSPFGA